TCTTCACGGCCGTGGCGACGTCACGCTGGTGCTGGGTGCAGTTGCCGGTGACCCGGCGGGCACGGATCTTGCCGCGGTCGGAAATGAACTTCCGCAGCAGGTTCGTGTCCTTGTAGTCCACGTACGTGGCCTTGTCCTTGCAGA
The DNA window shown above is from Streptomyces sp. TLI_171 and carries:
- the rpsR gene encoding 30S ribosomal protein S18 — translated: MAKPPARKPKKKVCVFCKDKATYVDYKDTNLLRKFISDRGKIRARRVTGNCTQHQRDVATAVKNSREMALLPYTSTTR